One genomic region from Desulfurispira natronophila encodes:
- a CDS encoding ribose-phosphate diphosphokinase, with product MQDDLVIFSGNSCRDLAQSIANELGLPLGDAFVGQFSDGEIRVKINENVRGRDVYIVQSTNAPVNDNLMELFVMCDALKRASVRSITAVVPYFGYARQDRKAEPRVPITAKMVADLMQTVGVNRLLTMDLHAGQIQGYFDIPVDNLYAMPILVDNFRKKQVDELIIVSPDAGGMERARGFAKMLNAGLAMIDKRRTGPNVNEVMNVIGDVEGKNLVIVDDIIDTAGTICKAVEALKEHGAKDVYGLCTHPVLSGPALSRIENTPFKELIVTNSIALPSGKAECDKIQVVCVAKLFAEAINRVYHGKSISSLFG from the coding sequence ATGCAAGACGATCTCGTAATATTTTCTGGGAATTCCTGTCGTGACTTGGCCCAGTCTATAGCCAATGAGTTGGGCCTCCCGCTTGGTGATGCTTTTGTAGGTCAGTTCAGTGATGGTGAAATCCGGGTCAAAATTAATGAGAATGTGCGTGGTCGTGATGTTTACATAGTGCAATCTACCAATGCGCCGGTAAACGATAACCTGATGGAACTTTTTGTGATGTGTGATGCACTGAAGCGTGCCTCGGTGCGAAGCATAACCGCCGTTGTTCCCTATTTTGGTTACGCTCGTCAGGATCGTAAGGCTGAGCCCCGTGTACCCATCACTGCCAAGATGGTTGCGGACTTGATGCAAACTGTTGGCGTCAACCGATTACTCACTATGGACCTGCACGCTGGCCAAATACAGGGTTACTTTGATATTCCTGTTGATAACCTTTATGCCATGCCAATACTGGTAGACAACTTCCGGAAAAAACAGGTTGATGAGTTGATTATTGTCAGCCCCGATGCCGGCGGCATGGAGCGGGCTCGCGGCTTTGCTAAAATGCTTAATGCCGGTTTGGCAATGATTGATAAACGCCGAACAGGGCCAAACGTTAACGAAGTCATGAATGTTATCGGAGACGTCGAAGGTAAGAATCTTGTTATTGTTGATGATATTATTGATACGGCCGGCACCATCTGCAAAGCTGTTGAGGCACTCAAAGAGCATGGAGCTAAAGACGTGTACGGTCTTTGCACCCATCCGGTTCTTAGTGGACCAGCTCTTAGCCGAATAGAAAACACTCCATTTAAGGAACTCATTGTCACGAACTCCATAGCTCTGCCGAGTGGCAAGGCAGAATGCGATAAAATACAAGTGGTATGTGTAGCCAAACTGTTTGCTGAGGCGATAAATCGCGTTTACCATGGCAAAAGCATTAGCTCACTTTTTGGATAG
- the pseC gene encoding UDP-4-amino-4,6-dideoxy-N-acetyl-beta-L-altrosamine transaminase, which yields MIPYGRQNVINEDIDAVLTVLQSDLITQGPAVEYFESMLSVTTGASYSLVTNSATSALHLACQALGLKDGDWLWTVPNTFVASANCARYCSAEVDFVDINPQTANMCPAALQVKLQEAQRTNKLPRIIVPVHFAGFSCDMESISRVAEYYGVKVIEDASHAIGAHYKGSPVGSCCYSDVTVFSFHPVKIITTGEGGALLTQSSELYRKMKKLRSHGVTRDPAELVSQSHGPWYYEQHDLGYNYRMTDIQAALGASQLHRLKKNLEHRREIAAIYHSELSDLPLELPGHKTEDRGSWHLYVAKVQPHKQHIRRKIFEYLRSCAIGVNVHYIPVHTQPYYVKRYGYKPGDFPGAMDHYNRSLSLPIFPTLSLEDQKYVTNCLRTYFNEIMD from the coding sequence ATGATTCCCTATGGGCGTCAGAATGTCATAAATGAGGATATTGATGCCGTACTCACCGTGTTGCAATCAGACTTGATTACTCAAGGACCTGCGGTTGAGTACTTTGAGTCTATGCTCTCTGTAACAACCGGAGCATCCTATTCGCTTGTTACGAACAGCGCTACATCAGCTCTTCATCTTGCTTGCCAGGCGCTCGGGTTGAAGGATGGTGATTGGCTCTGGACCGTACCAAATACATTTGTAGCAAGCGCCAATTGTGCTCGTTACTGCAGCGCAGAAGTTGATTTTGTCGATATTAACCCACAAACAGCTAATATGTGCCCAGCTGCACTGCAAGTAAAGCTGCAGGAAGCACAACGAACAAACAAACTTCCCCGGATTATTGTGCCAGTTCACTTTGCCGGTTTTTCTTGCGATATGGAATCAATTTCCAGAGTTGCAGAATATTATGGTGTAAAAGTAATCGAAGACGCATCCCATGCCATTGGTGCCCATTACAAGGGGTCACCTGTGGGTAGTTGTTGCTATAGCGATGTAACGGTATTCAGTTTTCATCCGGTGAAAATTATTACTACTGGTGAGGGGGGTGCTCTCCTGACCCAGAGTAGTGAACTCTACAGGAAAATGAAGAAACTACGCAGTCACGGAGTTACAAGAGATCCAGCAGAGCTAGTGAGTCAATCGCACGGCCCATGGTATTATGAACAGCATGACCTTGGTTACAATTACCGCATGACTGACATTCAGGCTGCCTTGGGCGCAAGCCAATTGCATCGCCTGAAAAAAAACCTGGAACACCGCCGTGAAATTGCCGCAATATACCACTCTGAATTATCTGATTTGCCCCTGGAGTTACCAGGGCATAAAACAGAGGACAGAGGCTCATGGCACCTATATGTAGCAAAGGTTCAACCACATAAACAACATATAAGGCGTAAAATTTTTGAATATTTACGTTCTTGTGCTATCGGCGTCAACGTTCATTATATCCCCGTGCATACTCAACCATACTACGTCAAGCGCTACGGTTACAAACCTGGAGATTTCCCGGGTGCTATGGATCACTATAATCGTAGCCTGAGCCTGCCGATCTTTCCAACACTATCATTAGAAGATCAGAAATACGTCACTAATTGCTTAAGAACTTATTTTAATGAAATTATGGACTGA
- the pth gene encoding aminoacyl-tRNA hydrolase, whose amino-acid sequence MKLLVGLGNPGPRYCNHRHNIGFMVIERLIQQWQAPAPRKKFNGLMTEVHRENQKVLLLMPQTFMNLSGDSVQQATQWFDLQMEDILVIQDDLDMPFGRFKLRVGGSPGGHNGIADITRKCSSDKYVRAKCGIGRPAPGQTVYQHVLSSFSTEELPELPDIITHVAKAADCWVQEGLAVAMNKFNGNVASI is encoded by the coding sequence ATGAAACTTCTTGTTGGGCTGGGGAATCCGGGGCCGCGATACTGCAATCATCGGCATAATATCGGTTTTATGGTAATTGAAAGACTTATACAGCAATGGCAGGCTCCAGCACCCCGTAAAAAGTTTAACGGGCTAATGACTGAAGTGCACCGGGAAAACCAAAAGGTGTTATTGCTTATGCCGCAAACCTTCATGAATCTTAGTGGAGACAGTGTCCAACAGGCAACACAGTGGTTTGACCTGCAAATGGAAGATATACTGGTCATTCAAGACGATCTTGATATGCCATTTGGCAGATTCAAGTTACGTGTAGGTGGAAGTCCCGGAGGACACAACGGTATTGCCGATATTACACGAAAATGTTCTTCGGATAAGTATGTACGCGCCAAGTGTGGTATTGGCAGACCAGCACCTGGCCAGACTGTTTACCAGCATGTCCTTTCTTCCTTCAGTACCGAAGAGTTGCCAGAGTTGCCAGATATAATAACTCATGTGGCAAAAGCAGCAGATTGCTGGGTACAAGAAGGATTAGCTGTAGCCATGAATAAGTTTAATGGAAACGTAGCCTCAATTTAG
- a CDS encoding EAL domain-containing protein codes for MSEVFIGRQPIIDSDQKEIAYELFFRQGMMNKAIISDEKIVNAKMVANILGNFGIKKTLGDKAGFINVDNSFFLQDFVDLIPKDKLILEILAKTDVDENFLAKMDSYKKSGFLFALGDFEFENWYIERFGPLIKKANFIKIDVQKTSLSRLESKMPILRKLPAKIIAEKVETWDTFEYCRKFGFDFFQGYFYAQPEVLRCEEFTPAKGPILRLIRLLNQSSDVETIAAHFKYQPELSFTLLRYMNSGAMNFTSPIRSIGHAISLLGLKKLKSWLMLMNFAYPESSASVQKKEDSLYENILLRAKLTEELVKRYRDGQYAKVADSAYFVGLLSRAEEALKIPCEEILRNILIPPDMSAAVLKYKGVLGKILYAVICEEKRNHAEMYDILESLGISPVVFDEAMNASHEWLNEKMNQS; via the coding sequence GTGTCAGAGGTTTTTATAGGAAGGCAGCCGATTATCGATAGTGATCAGAAAGAAATAGCCTATGAGCTCTTCTTTCGGCAAGGAATGATGAATAAGGCTATAATCTCTGATGAAAAAATTGTGAATGCTAAAATGGTAGCAAATATTTTGGGTAACTTTGGTATTAAGAAAACTCTTGGGGATAAAGCAGGCTTTATTAATGTCGATAACTCCTTTTTTTTGCAAGACTTTGTTGATCTTATACCCAAAGATAAACTTATTCTTGAGATTTTAGCCAAAACCGACGTTGATGAAAACTTTTTAGCTAAAATGGACTCTTACAAAAAAAGTGGTTTCCTATTTGCGCTTGGTGATTTTGAGTTTGAAAACTGGTACATAGAGCGCTTTGGCCCACTTATTAAAAAAGCTAACTTCATTAAAATTGATGTACAAAAAACTTCCTTATCACGCCTGGAAAGCAAAATGCCTATTTTGCGCAAATTACCAGCCAAGATAATTGCTGAAAAAGTTGAAACCTGGGATACCTTTGAATATTGTCGCAAGTTTGGGTTTGATTTCTTTCAAGGATATTTTTACGCACAACCTGAGGTGTTACGCTGCGAGGAATTTACTCCAGCAAAAGGTCCTATACTTCGACTTATAAGGTTATTAAATCAAAGCAGCGATGTGGAAACAATTGCAGCTCACTTCAAGTATCAACCCGAACTCAGCTTTACCCTTTTACGCTACATGAACTCTGGCGCCATGAATTTTACCAGCCCCATACGCTCGATTGGACATGCTATTTCACTATTGGGCCTTAAAAAACTTAAAAGCTGGCTCATGTTAATGAATTTTGCCTATCCGGAGTCCAGTGCATCAGTTCAGAAAAAAGAGGACTCCCTCTATGAAAACATCCTGCTACGTGCCAAACTTACTGAAGAGCTAGTAAAGCGTTACCGAGATGGTCAGTATGCTAAAGTAGCAGATTCGGCTTACTTTGTTGGATTACTTTCTCGGGCTGAAGAGGCATTGAAAATCCCATGTGAAGAGATATTGAGAAACATATTAATTCCACCAGATATGTCTGCTGCAGTGCTAAAATACAAGGGTGTACTGGGGAAAATACTTTACGCTGTTATATGCGAAGAAAAACGAAACCATGCAGAAATGTATGATATTCTGGAAAGTCTTGGCATTTCACCTGTAGTTTTCGACGAAGCAATGAATGCCAGTCATGAGTGGCTGAATGAAAAAATGAATCAGAGTTAA
- a CDS encoding NAD(P)H-quinone oxidoreductase → MKAVLMDGFGGLDVLSVGEAPMPEPKEGQVLIKVVATSVNRPDLVQREGNYPPPPGDSEILGLEVAGTIVEVNGDVGNWKIGDRVMTLVGGGGYAEYAVAYASHLIPVPQNMTYEEAACVCESYITAYLNIFMIGGLQDNQTAILHGGGGGVNTAGIQLCKALLPDANIIVTASGKKLDRVKELGADLVINYEETTNFADIIKEYTNKKGVDVILDHIGAKYLEPNMKSLGYKGRLVIIGVTSGIKAELNLALMMVKRQQIIGSVLRSRPVGEKGEIVTQFTRHALPKFSDRTIQPIIHKVFSIDDVVEAHRTMEEDSHFGKIVLKISEG, encoded by the coding sequence ATGAAAGCAGTACTCATGGATGGATTTGGTGGACTGGATGTTTTGAGCGTTGGTGAAGCCCCAATGCCGGAACCCAAAGAGGGCCAGGTCCTTATTAAAGTAGTTGCAACTTCAGTAAACCGCCCAGACCTAGTACAAAGAGAGGGTAACTACCCCCCACCACCTGGGGACTCCGAAATATTAGGTCTTGAAGTTGCAGGAACTATTGTTGAAGTTAACGGTGATGTTGGGAACTGGAAAATTGGCGACCGAGTAATGACACTGGTTGGCGGTGGAGGATATGCCGAGTATGCCGTAGCTTACGCCTCTCACTTGATACCTGTGCCACAAAACATGACCTATGAAGAAGCTGCGTGTGTATGCGAATCGTACATTACGGCGTATCTTAATATATTTATGATTGGCGGACTGCAGGATAATCAAACTGCGATACTCCATGGTGGCGGAGGTGGCGTTAACACTGCTGGGATACAGCTTTGCAAAGCTTTGCTGCCTGACGCCAACATTATAGTTACCGCTTCTGGAAAGAAACTTGACCGAGTAAAAGAGCTAGGGGCTGATCTGGTAATTAATTACGAGGAAACCACGAATTTTGCTGACATTATAAAGGAGTACACTAACAAAAAAGGGGTTGATGTTATACTCGATCATATTGGTGCCAAGTATCTTGAGCCTAATATGAAGTCACTGGGTTACAAGGGCCGCTTGGTGATAATCGGTGTAACCAGTGGAATAAAGGCTGAGCTTAACTTGGCACTGATGATGGTCAAGCGGCAACAGATAATTGGATCCGTTTTACGCTCACGGCCGGTAGGTGAAAAAGGGGAAATTGTTACCCAGTTTACAAGGCACGCCCTTCCAAAATTTTCCGATCGCACCATTCAGCCTATCATTCACAAGGTTTTCTCCATAGATGATGTTGTTGAAGCACATCGTACCATGGAAGAAGATAGCCACTTTGGGAAAATTGTACTTAAGATAAGTGAAGGCTAA